The following coding sequences are from one Nicotiana tomentosiformis chromosome 3, ASM39032v3, whole genome shotgun sequence window:
- the LOC138908059 gene encoding uncharacterized protein, producing the protein MEYETVFLDTIVAWMPGVVPHLKNKVRSLVSMSTYAECAWRDLSKGRWEACTHGLIKDAVMRPSPGDKTAIPPISKLAMEIKRKRASNPEGQKPKKRAACKPNGNTIPLTMESVQRLRDEREEEEGGSRSVARARVGADIQKALESVGVDTAPSRLDKVEEETLTQVLDPKGTEDALPWGEEIVDEEVKVGAETGLEAPEDEDGAPKDLLGAIQIWDSSFPSFSQSMIHDAQAVEAYHGEGAHEEEDPFRGYFVGVEDVTGLGDSEASKKARARQEFLAYVLHHKREGEANGLRVELEAARKEQDDLSEQVKRIFEVNDTDSGVMANSSVPQVQQKFDVIRQLRVEVDAVKVEAEEWKKNMDRLASEKEAARAQLASVETQLRRLKEMALVQAKEIEDFKSRLGSATSDQERLATELASAKS; encoded by the exons atggaatatgaaac TGTTTTTCTTGACACAATcgttgcttggatgccgggtgTGGTTCCCCACCTCAAGAACAAGGTCAGGAGCCTGGTTTCTATGTCAACATACGCCGAGTGCGCgtggcgcgatttgtcaaagggtcggtgggaagcttgtactcatg GTCTCATAAAGGATGCGGTTATGAGACCCTCGCCCGGAGATAAAACGGCTATACCTCCTATCTCGAAACTGGCGATGGagattaagagaaaaagggcctcgaaccccgagggtcaaaaacccaagaagagaGCGGCCTGTAAACCCAATGGGAACACAATCCCACTGACTATGGAGTCAGTCCAAAGACTAAGGGAtgaaagggaagaagaagaaggtggttCTAGGTCGGTGGCCCGTGCACGAGTTGGCGCCGATATTCAGAAAGCTTTAGAATCAGTGGGAGTTGATACTGCTCCGTCTAGGCTCGATAAGGTCGAGGAGGAGACTCTAACCCAAGTTCTAGATCCGAAGGGAACTGAAGATGCTTTACCTTGGGGCGAAGAGATCGTCGATGAGGAAGTGAAAGTCGGTGCAGAAACCGGGCTTGAGGCTCCCGAAGACGAAGATGGCGCTCCAAAAGACCTACTCGGGGCAATACAAATCTGGGATTCCTCGTTTCCTTCATTTTCCCAGTCGATGATACACGACGCTCAGGCCGTGGAGGCCTATCACGGGGAAGGAGCCCATGAAGAGGAAGACcctttccgtggttattttgtCGGGGTGGAAGATGTTACCGGTCTTGGTGACTCGGAGGCTTCGAAGAAAGCTCGAGCGAGGCAGGAGTTTCTT gcATATGTGCTTCATCACAAG agagaagggGAAGCAAATGGACTTCGGGTTGAGCTAGAAGCAGCTCGGAAAGAACAAGATGATTtgtccgagcaggtaaaaagaatctttgaagttaatgacactgaCTCGGGCGTGATGGCTAACAGTTCGGTCCCACAGGTTCAGCAAAAGTTTGATGTGATCAGACAGCTTCGTGTTGAAGTGGACGCAGTGAAAGTGGAGGCCGAGGAGTGGAAAAAGAACATGGATCGCCTTGCTTCAGAAAAAGAAGCTGCCCGAGCTCAACTGGCCTCGGTTGAGACCCAACTCCGAAGATTGAAAGAGAtggccttggtgcaagccaaggaAATAGAGGATTTCAAGTCTCGATTGGGCTCAGCAACTTCCGATCAAGAGAGACTGGCTACAGAACTTGCATCGGCCAAATCGTAG